The Pseudomonas fluorescens genome includes a window with the following:
- a CDS encoding AraC family transcriptional regulator, with the protein MQPPAQHLKIPPFEAVLPSPIFFRSACMPAHATYPRHRHAWGEFVYSYSGVMEIEIAQHHYLAPPQYGIWLPPDMEHVGFNRHEACHCSLYLAAELCDALPAVPCALTLSPLIRALLEELRSDPPSQPQTPEQQRLLQVLVDKLAQAPHVGSYLPSSDDPLLGPVLRALEANPGDPRSLPQLARAANTTERTLMRRAQRDLGMSLVEWRQRLKVIEALALLERGQSVETIGLDLGYSSASAFISMFRKMMGTTPDEYRRRHMAG; encoded by the coding sequence ATGCAGCCTCCAGCCCAACATCTGAAGATTCCTCCGTTCGAAGCGGTCCTGCCCTCGCCGATTTTCTTTCGCAGCGCCTGCATGCCGGCCCATGCCACTTACCCCCGGCACCGACATGCCTGGGGTGAGTTCGTCTACTCCTACAGTGGCGTGATGGAAATCGAGATCGCCCAACACCATTACCTGGCGCCACCGCAGTACGGCATCTGGTTGCCACCGGACATGGAACACGTTGGCTTCAATCGGCATGAGGCCTGCCATTGTTCGTTGTACCTGGCCGCCGAACTGTGCGACGCGTTGCCGGCCGTACCCTGCGCGCTGACCTTGAGCCCGCTGATCCGTGCCCTGCTGGAAGAGCTGCGCAGCGATCCACCGAGCCAACCGCAGACGCCCGAGCAGCAGCGCTTGCTGCAGGTGTTGGTGGACAAGCTGGCGCAGGCCCCCCATGTCGGCAGCTACCTGCCCTCCTCGGACGATCCATTGCTGGGCCCCGTGCTGCGGGCCTTGGAAGCGAACCCCGGCGACCCGCGCTCCTTGCCGCAACTGGCCCGCGCCGCCAACACCACCGAGCGCACGCTGATGCGCCGGGCCCAGCGGGACCTGGGCATGTCACTGGTGGAATGGCGCCAACGTCTCAAAGTCATCGAGGCCCTGGCCCTGCTCGAACGTGGCCAGAGCGTGGAAACCATCGGCCTGGACCTGGGCTACAGCAGCGCCTCGGCGTTCATCAGCATGTTCCGCAAAATGATGGGCACCACGCCGGACGAGTATCGGCGCCGGCATATGGCTGGATGA
- a CDS encoding ArsR/SmtB family transcription factor, which translates to MNAEHHDLGVSQVAAAIAEPARTRMLCALMDGHARTSTELASIAEVSASTASAHLAKLKQMALVRLHVQGRHRYYSLADPRVAQALEALMVIGQSAAPTFTPRTPDRLQFARTCYDHMAGTLAVRLHDRMIEAGWLIEVEGDGYRLSDSGEAVLEGLGIDVLHLATQRRRFACPCLDWSMRRPHLGGALGAALLQVAIKRKWVIQDLDSRALGVTASGRREMAGRFGVSAEIDAKPASVIASKLAPTVGLR; encoded by the coding sequence ATGAACGCAGAGCACCATGACCTGGGCGTGTCCCAAGTGGCGGCGGCCATTGCCGAACCGGCGCGCACCCGGATGCTGTGCGCGTTGATGGATGGCCATGCCCGCACCAGCACCGAATTGGCGAGCATTGCCGAGGTCAGCGCCTCGACCGCCAGCGCCCATCTGGCGAAACTCAAGCAAATGGCCTTGGTGCGCTTGCATGTCCAGGGCCGTCATCGTTATTACAGCCTGGCCGACCCGCGCGTCGCCCAGGCACTGGAGGCACTGATGGTGATCGGCCAGAGCGCCGCACCGACCTTCACCCCGCGCACACCGGATCGCCTGCAATTTGCCCGCACCTGTTACGACCATATGGCCGGCACTCTGGCGGTGCGCCTGCATGACCGGATGATTGAGGCTGGATGGCTGATAGAGGTGGAAGGCGATGGCTATCGGCTGAGTGATTCCGGCGAGGCGGTGCTCGAGGGCTTGGGCATCGATGTCCTGCACCTTGCCACGCAACGCCGTCGATTCGCCTGCCCCTGCCTGGATTGGAGCATGCGCCGCCCCCACCTGGGCGGTGCCTTGGGCGCGGCGTTGCTGCAAGTGGCGATCAAGCGCAAATGGGTGATCCAGGACCTGGACAGTCGGGCGCTGGGGGTGACGGCCAGTGGTCGCCGGGAGATGGCGGGGCGGTTTGGGGTCAGTGCCGAAATCGATGCCAAGCCCGCCTCCGTCATCGCGAGCAAGCTCGCTCCCACAGTGGGCCTGCGCTGA